GCGCCGCCTGCGGCCGGCCGATACCACGCTCGGACGACGGTTCTCGCGCCGGGTCGAGGTTCCCGGCGACCGCCGCGCCGTACGGTCGGGAGACCGCGGGCGAGGAGAGCAGGAAGGCGACGCGACCGGTCATCGCTAGCATCATCGCCGATGGCGAGCACCGTGATCCGCGATCTGCTCGAGCGGGCCTTCCCCGGCGCGGAGATCGCCGTGGACGACCGGACCGGCGGCGGCGACCACTTCCAGGTGACCGTCGTCTCGAGCGCCTTCGACGGGCTCTCCCTGATCGAGCAGCACCGGCTCGTCAACGCAGCTCTCGCGGCGCCGCTCGCCGACGGCACCATCCACGAGCTCCGCATCCGAACGAAGGGAACGGCATGAGCACCCTCTCCGAGCAGATCCAGCACGTGATCGCCACCGAGCCGGTGGTCGTCTTCATGAAGGGCACCCCCGAGATGCCGGCCTGCGGGAACTCGCTGCGCGCGCTGCAGGCGCTGTGGTCGGCGGGCGCCCCGATCGCCGCCGTCGACGTCCTCCCCGACCCACGCATCCGCCAGGAGCTGTCCGCCCTCAGCGAGTGGCCGACGATCCCGCAGGTGTTCGTGCGGGGCGAGCTGATCGGCGGCGCCGACATCACCGAGGAGCTGCACGCCTCCGGCGAGCTCCAGGCCAGGCTCGACGCCGCCCTCGGCACGGAACGCGAGCAGACGGTGCGCACGCTGGAGCTCGCGCTACCCGCCTGAGCGCCGTCCGTTGCGCTGCCTACACTGACATCGCGCGCGTCTCCTTCCGGCGCGCGCGCCAAACGACATGCCGTCGGCACACACAGCGGTTCTCGTCGTCGAGGACGATGCCATCGTCCGTTCCTGGGTGCGCGAAGCGCTGCGCTCCGGCACGTACCGGATCGCGGGTGAGGCGAGCACGGCGGCGGAGGCGGAGGAGCTGATCCGGCGCCGCCACTATGACGTGCTCCTCGTCGACCAGTTCCTGCCCGACAAGCTCGGCACGGAGCTCGTGCGCGCCGTGCGCAGGAGCGGCGACGAGCGGCCGGCCGTGCTCATGACGGCGCGCCCGCATCCCGGCCTCAACGAGACCGCGCGCGA
This window of the Gaiella occulta genome carries:
- a CDS encoding glutaredoxin family protein, whose amino-acid sequence is MSTLSEQIQHVIATEPVVVFMKGTPEMPACGNSLRALQALWSAGAPIAAVDVLPDPRIRQELSALSEWPTIPQVFVRGELIGGADITEELHASGELQARLDAALGTEREQTVRTLELALPA
- a CDS encoding BolA/IbaG family iron-sulfur metabolism protein, which produces MASTVIRDLLERAFPGAEIAVDDRTGGGDHFQVTVVSSAFDGLSLIEQHRLVNAALAAPLADGTIHELRIRTKGTA